The Roseofilum reptotaenium CS-1145 genome window below encodes:
- a CDS encoding RebB family R body protein, with protein sequence MPSALPGDIRESIAIANAKSVAEQPALLANLAFANVVANTNLSQQNALSNQQAMNQLAMTVTAKAVNKVSDLTPLEALAVNKLYTGNDVAQQLADLRAVSKL encoded by the coding sequence ATGCCATCAGCATTGCCTGGAGATATTCGTGAATCAATTGCTATTGCCAATGCTAAAAGCGTAGCCGAACAGCCAGCTCTGCTTGCTAATCTGGCATTTGCCAATGTAGTTGCCAATACTAATCTATCTCAGCAAAATGCCCTGTCCAACCAACAGGCAATGAACCAACTAGCGATGACAGTCACCGCTAAAGCTGTCAATAAAGTATCAGACTTGACTCCACTAGAAGCTTTGGCTGTTAACAAGTTATATACAGGTAACGATGTGGCTCAACAACTAGCCGATCTCAGGGCTGTGAGCAAACTATAG
- a CDS encoding RebB family R body protein yields MSDSSIPDDIQESIAISNAKSVAEQPAMLANLAFANLVANTNLSQQNAVSNQQAMNQLAMSITAKVINKISDLNSVEAVGVKQLDTGDNESQK; encoded by the coding sequence ATGTCGGATTCTTCCATACCAGATGATATCCAGGAATCAATTGCTATTTCCAATGCTAAAAGTGTAGCTGAGCAGCCAGCTATGCTTGCTAACTTAGCTTTTGCAAATTTAGTTGCTAATACTAATCTATCTCAGCAAAATGCTGTATCTAACCAACAGGCGATGAATCAACTAGCGATGAGTATCACTGCTAAGGTCATCAATAAAATATCAGATTTGAATTCTGTAGAAGCCGTTGGGGTTAAGCAGTTGGATACAGGTGATAACGAGTCTCAAAAATAA